The Aphelocoma coerulescens isolate FSJ_1873_10779 chromosome 2, UR_Acoe_1.0, whole genome shotgun sequence genome contains a region encoding:
- the AKAP9 gene encoding A-kinase anchor protein 9 isoform X6: MDSYRTYWASNLFSGLWTEGQEEDTYEVESRVPLPYPFPFTEHLDENNSVVVNTSIFHFSHKKNGHILKVVSKISLPTPPYSLEHAKITQTELMRESFKKQQEATEFVRYQEELQERLNEETKAREQLALELSKAEGLIDGYADEKTFLEKQLQEKIDVIDHLEQELLCTGNKLQELEAEQQQVQEEKELLSRQKDAMRAEAGPVEQQLLEETEKLMKEKIEVQRQAEKEYDDLQKQVKVLEIDLEEQVNRFIELEQEKNAELMDLRQQNQALEKQLEKTRKFLDEQAIDREHERDVFQQEIQKLEQQLKVPQRSQPVNDHQTREVEQLTNHLKEKTDKCSELLLSKEQLQRDVQERNEEIEKLECRIRELEQALIISADHLQKVEERKQFGTIIVKGELPLEVQLQAEREAVDRKEKEVTNLEEQLEQFREELENKNEEVQQLHMQLEIQRKESTTHLQELEQENKLFKDEMEILGLAIQKSEDATIKDHHLVAGRLAHIMQEKDQEIYHLHEQIAKLQQQLEVTTDNKIIEEQNEHIRELEAQVECLKSDQERVKKKNYEEVEQLHDVIDKLQQELAIIEQKVPADIAGFQEDADGPKHILEAVLAEKEALEKQVENINAEASQTKNELEETKLKVSQLKQEISMLKQEHERITEKYKCAVVQGDKSKPEDRSNGKTEQMEGGLCQEIELLDQSQLRTSDESARVTISKMEIQLQELQACIKEKDSELCQSYNEIKDMKEQSKAEREALKKRILELEKTLMEKVAAALVSQVQLNAVQEQRKFMQEIQEASKCVDEASKNAQTEGLSDRTENETESKLSLLTQRLSEMEDQLAMVNRSLELEKENVKVAQKEAAEKEERFLELQQLLEEVQEKHKGEIQKYIKQEEMQTYQVEAKIMESQKENVLINELEQVKEEAAAAKEELSSYREKAEKLQQELAVKEASLIHLQEDLCKVKENLVQAEERLASYLRKDKEMVKTESKKDAEISCELSSSESTLTGNSSSLQTDNAVEISPVLVKNAGIQTDLQNGCSSEEIAEIVREFTEKIDQMQELHAAEIMDMETRHISESEALKREKFVAVQVLTEECNALKEVVETLQAKERIPVSGLARSPPYQARDGGSSDSSSDWSSGMYLAQTQGSDTIAEGIDEGETSTDLLPKKIKGLLRAVHHEGIQVLSLTEFPYGERDLSPHEQEPESWLEERKAFLSTISSLKDLIAKMQVHREAEICASTESPEGVSDWRGELLHAIQQLFVREQNVLLAAFQTELAETGTRDAVMLMNQLEHRLQEQATNQRAAMDCLQNADRRSLLMEIQVLHAQMNSKKSNPKREQEIDSKSQEMLEYNMQQKQLQILEMQVELRSMKDRAAELQEQLNSERMMGAELKNELAQAKLELEATLKAQHKHFKDLETIRTEVKEKAAELDILKDTMANEQKKSRELQWALEKEKAKMERSEERGREELEDLKFSLEDEKQKNLELTKLLDQEKQLSTDLQQKIESQEALSAAQLSRERGRNSELQVLLESEKVRALEISSALEREKELCAQLQSAEDKGQAGTPNPSEELLKELQKQMDEKHDRIVELVSEMEKYKLESVQVRQQMEKERQIQRQALQAEQDANIIVQKKLHELESKVEDLQWQLGEKKQEVHKLGNETKKLQEIIQDLQKKEQENEGRKEAERTPSHNPNETTWDTPNDRTRNWVLQQKMEGAESNQLTYRTLTGDLSAATEILEKVRQKLQNASPKLKQLAWKAASRLQFETADDQDFIAVQNAIEEVISELKILPGFSSLEELKLVLPPGTPSSSLTERLLRQNAELTGFVSRLSEEKNNLRNAVMKLEEELRRHQHRQPSADYSSRHSSDVGVNIDTLVASEKEMWNRERLSLQKSLKQADAELSKLRAELRSEAFLRELGSDTENAVLRRIYGKYLRAESFRKALIYQKKYLLLLLGGFQECEEATLALIARMGGQPSYTDLEIITHHSKGFTRFRSAVRVSIAISRMKFLVRRWHRVTGSGILTINRDVFSQNTGNELRPDSFSGGMDLYGEQRHSYRSRSGMESPRSPVNFQHKFHGMHADLNPVSFTCPQLQNYDPERALTDYINRLEALQKRLGSVQSGSTSYTQLHMGIRR; encoded by the exons ATGGATTCTTACCGCACCTACTGGGCATCTAATCTGTTCAGTGGTTTGTGGACTGAAGGCCAAGAAGAAGATACATATGAGGTTGAATCTCGTGTGCCTTTACCATATCCTTTTCCTTTCACCGAACATTTGGATGAGAATAATTCTGTAGTTGTAAATACTTCAATTTTTCACTTCAGCCACAAAAAAAACGGGCACATTTTAAAAGTTGTTTCTAAAATCTCCTTGCCTACACCTCCCTATTCA CTTGAACATGCTAAAATTACTCAGACAGAACTCATGCGAGAGTCCTTCAAGAAGCAACAAGAGGCCACAGAATTTGTCAGGTATCAGGAAGAGCTACAAGAACGTCTTAATGAGGAAACCAAAGCCAGAGAGCAGTTGGCTTTGGAACTTAGTAAAGCTGAAG GCCTCATTGATGGTTATGCAGATGAGAAAACGTTTCTGGAAAAACAACTCCAGGAAAAAATAGATGTAATTGACCATCTTGAGCAAGAGCTGCTGTGTACAGGTAACAAATTGCAGGAGTTAGAGGCTGAACAGCAGCAGgtccaggaagaaaaggaattacTCTCCAGACAGAAGGATGCCATGAGAGCAGAGGCGGGGCCAGTAGAGCAGC AATTACTGGAGGAAACAGAAAAGctaatgaaggaaaaaattgaAGTACAACGTCAAGCTGAAAAAGAGTATGATGACCTTCAGAAGCAAGTTAAAGTCTTGGAAATAGACTTGGAAGAGCAAGTCAATCGTTTCATAGAGctagaacaagagaaaaatgcaGAACTAATGGACTTAAGGCAGCAAAACCAGGCCTTGGAGAAGCAACttgagaaaacaagaaaatttcTAGAT GAGCAAGCAATTGACCGAGAGCATGAGAGAGATGTATTCCAGCAAGAGATACAGAAGCTGGAGCAACAGCTTAAGGTTCCACAAAGGAGTCAGCCTGTCAATGACCATCAAACCAGAGAG GTTGAACAGTTAACAAATCATCtcaaagagaaaacagacaaaTGCAGTGAGCTTTTGCTCTCCAAGGAGCAACTTCAGAGAGATGTACAAGAACGAAATGAAGAAATTGAGAAGCTAGAATGCAGGATAAGAGAACTGGAACAAGCCTTAATCATCAGTGCTGACCACTTGCAAAAG GTGGAGGAAAGGAAACAGTTTGGCACCATCATAGTAAAGGGAGAGTTACCTCTTGAAGTACAACTGCAAGCTGAACGAGAAGCTGtggacagaaaagaaaaggag GTCACAAACCTTGAGGAACAATTGGAGCAGTTTCGTGAGGAGCTagaaaataagaatgaagaagttcAGCAGCTGCACATGCAGCTAGAAATTCAGCGAAAGGAGTCCACTACACACTTGCAGGAACTTGAACAAGAGAACAAATTATTTAAG GATGAAATGGAAATACTAGGACTAGCTATCCAGAAATCTGAAGATGCCACCATAAAGGACCATCATTTAGTGGCTGGGAGGCTCGCTCACATCATGCAAGAAAAGGATCAGGAAATATATCATCTTCATGAACAAATAGCAAAACTGCAACAGCAACTTGAAGTCACCACTGACAACAAG attatTGAAGAGCAAAACGAGCATATACGGGAGCTTGAAGCCCAGGTAGAATGTCTGAAAAGCGATCAAGAAcgtgtgaagaaaaaaaattatgaggaAGTAGAGCAGTTGCATGATGTAATTGATAAGcttcagcaggagctggcaATTATTGAACAAAAAGTACCAGCAGATATTGCTGGTTTTCAAGAAGATGCTGACGGTCCGAAACACATACTTGAAGCAGTTCTGGCAGAAAAGGAAGCCTTGGAAAAGCAAGTAGAAAACATAAATGCAGAGGCATCTCAAACAAAGAATGAGCTTGAGGAAACTAAGTTAAAAGTGAGCCAGTTAAAGCAAGAAATAAGTATGTTAAAACAAGAGCATGAAAGAATAACAGAGAAATATAAGTGTGCAGTAGTCCAAGGTGATAAGTCAAAACCAGAGGACAGGAGCAatggaaaaactgaacaaatggAAGGAGGCTTATGTCAGGAGATAGAGTTGCTAGATCAGTCCCAACTTAGGACTTCAGATGAGAGTGCAAGAGTCACTATTAGCAAGATGGagatacagctgcaggaactTCAGGCATGCATTAAAGAAAAAGATTCAGAACTGTGCCAGTCCTACAATGAAATAAAAGACATGaaagagcaaagcaaagctgAAAGAGAAGCACTTAAAAAGAGGATTTTAGAACTGGAGAAGACACTAAtggagaaagttgctgctgctcttgtgAGTCAGGTTCAGCTAAATGCAGTTCAAGAGCAGAGAAAATTCATGCAGGAAATTCAGGAAGCTTCAAAATGTGTGGATGAAGCAAGCAAGAATGCCCAAACAGAGGGTTTGAGTGATAGAACTGAAAATGAGACAGAATCAAAATTATCACTCTTAACACAGAGGCTTAGTGAGATGGAAGACCAACTGGCAATGGTAAATCGTAGCTTGGagctagaaaaagaaaatgtaaaagttGCAcaaaaggaagctgcagagaaagaagagaggtTCTTAGAACTTCAGCAATTGCTAGAAGAGGTTCAAGAAAAACATAAAGGAGAGATTCAGAAATATATTAAACAAGAAGAAATGCAGACATACCAG GTAGAAGCAAAGATCATGGAAagtcaaaaagaaaatgtgcttATTAATGAACTTGAACAAGTGAAAgaagaggcagctgctgctAAGGAAGAGCTGAGCAGTTacagagaaaaagcagaaaaacttcAGCAAGAACTAGCA GTAAAAGAGGCAAGTCTGATACATCTTCAGGAAGACCTGTGCAAGGTCAAAGAGAACCTGGTTCAAGCAGAAGAGAGGCTTGCAAGTTACCTGAGAAAGGACAAAGAAATGGTGAAAACTGAAAGCAAGAAGGATGCAGAAATATCGTGTGAACTGTCAAGCAGTGAGTCTACTCTAACTGGAAACAGCTCCTCACTGCAAACAGACAATGCTGTGGAAATCTCACCAGTCCTTGTTAAAAACGCAGGAATCCAAACTGATTTGCAAAATGGATGTTCTTCAGAAGAGATTGCAGAGATTGTAAGAGAATTTACTGAAAAAATCGACCAAATGCAGGAACTCCACGCGGCTGAAATCATGGACATGGAGACAAGGCATATCTCTGAGTCTGAAGCATTAAAGAGAGAGAAGTTTGTTGCAGTACAAGTATTGACTGAAGAATGTAATGCTTTAAAGGAAGTCGTAGAAACTCTACAAGCCAAAGAA AGAATCCCAGTTTCTGGATTAGCACGTTCTCCACCATATCAAGCTAGAGATGGAGGTTCTAGTG aCTCCAGTTCAGACTGGAGTTCAGGAATGTATCTTGCTCAGACCCAGGGATCTGACACGATAGCTGAAGGAATAGATGAAGGTGAAACTTCAACAGATTTacttccaaaaaaaattaag GGTTTGCTGAGAGCAGTCCATCATGAAGGCATACAGGTGCTGTCTCTCACTGAATTTCCATATGGTGAAAGAGATCTGTCACCTCATGAGCAAGAGCCAGAATCTTggttagaagaaagaaaagctttcCTAAGCACCATCTCATCTTTGAAAGACCTAATTGCAAAAATGCAAGTTCATAGAGAAGCCGAG ATTTGTGCAAGTACTGAATCTCCTGAAGGTGTCTCAGACTGGCGAGGAGAACTTCTGCATGCCATTCAACAGCTTTTTGTGAGGGAACAAAATGTTCTTCTTGCTGCATTTCAAACTGAACTTGCAGAAACAGGCACAAGAGATGCAGTGATGTTGATGAATCAGTTAGAGCACAGACTACAGGAGCAG GCTACTAACCAGAGAGCAGCAATGGACTGTCTTCAGAATGCAGACAGAAGAAGTTTGCTGATGGAGATTCAAGTATTACATGCTCAGATGAACAGTAAGAAAAGTAACCCAAAGAGAGAACAAGAGATTGATTCAAAAAGCCAAG AAATGCTGGAGTATAATATGCAGCAGAAGCAGTTGCAAATACTGGAGATGCAAGTGGAGCTCCGGAGTATGAAGGACAGAGCAGCTGAACTTCAGGAGCAGCTGAATTCAGAGAGAATGATGGGTGCAGAGCTGAAGAATGAACTTGCACAAGCCAAACTAGAGCTTGAAGCTACCCTTAAAGCCCAGCACAAGCACTTCAAGGACCTAGAAACCATCAG GACTGAAGttaaagaaaaagcagctgagctAGATATTCTCAAGGATACAATGGCCAACGAACAGAAAAAATCAAGAGAGCTACAGTGggctttggaaaaggaaaaggctaAAATGGAACGCagtgaagaaagaggaagagaagagctTGAG gacttaaaattttctcttgaagatgaaaaacaaaagaacttAGAGTTAACTAAACTTCTGGATCAAGAGAAACAGCTGTCAACTGATCTGCAACAGAAAATTGAATCCCAAGAAGCACTCAGTGCTGCCCAGCTGTCACGTGAGCGAGGCCGTAATTCTGAGTTGCAGGTGCTTCTTGAATCAGAGAAGGTTCGAGCTCTCGAAATAAGCAGTGCcctagaaagggaaaaagagctATGTGCTCAGCTTCAAAGTGCTGAAGATAAGGGGCAAGCTGGAACACCTAATCCATCTGAGGAATTGCTTAAAGAGCTACAGAAGCAAATGGATGAAAAGCATGACCGTATAGTGGAGTTAGTAAGTGAGATGGAGAAGTATAAACTGGAATCTGTGCAAGTGAGACagcaaatggaaaaagaaaggcaGATCCAGAGGCAAGCATTACAAGCAGAACAAGATGCTAACATAATAGTACAGAAGAAACTCCATGAACTGGAGTCCAAAGTAGAAGACCTTCAGTGGCAACTTGGAGAAAAGAAGCAAGAAGTTCATAAATTAGGGAATGAAACAAAGAAGTTGCAGGAAATAATCCAAGATCTACAGAAAAAAGAGCAGGAgaatgaaggaagaaaggaagccGAAAGGACACCAAGCCACAACCCAAATGAG actacCTGGGATACACCCAATGACAGAACAAGAAATTGGGTTCTCCAGCAAAAAATGGAAGGTGCTGAGTCAAATCAGTTGACTTACCGCACACTGACAGGAGATCTCTCTGCTGCTACTGAAATTCTGGAAAAAGTCAGACAAAAGCTGCAAAATGCATCTCCAAAGCTGAAGCAGTTGGCTTGGAAAGCTGCTAGCAG ATTGCAGTTTGAAACAGCAGATGATCAAGACTTCATTGCAGTACAAAATGCTATTGAAGAAGTTATTTCAGAGCTGAAAATACTGCCTGGATTCTCCAGTCTGGAAGAG CTGAAGCTGGTGCTGCCACCAGGGACTCCGTCCAGCTCACTAACTGAGAGGCTGCTGAGGCAAAATGCTGAGCTGACGGGCTTTGTCAGCAGACTGAGTGAAGAGAAGAATAATTTGAGGAATGCTGTTATGAAACTGGAGGAAGAACTGAGAAGACACCAGCACAGACAGCCTTCTGCAGACTAT TCTTCTAGGCATTCATCAGATGTTGGAGTTAATATTGATACTCTTGTTGCCTCTGAGAAGGAAATGTGGAACAGAGAAAGGCTGTCGCTGCAGAAATCTTTGAAACAAGCCGATGCAGAACTCTCCAAGCTaagagcagagctcaggagTGAGGCTTTCCTCAGAGAACTGGGATCAGATACTGAAAATGCTGTTTTAAGG AGAATTTATGGCAAATACCTGCGAGCAGAGAGCTTTCGGAAAGCTCTCATCTATCAGAAAAAATACTTGCTGCTGTTACTTGGAGGATTCCAGGAGTGTGAAGAAGCCACGCTGGCCCTGATAGCACGGATGGGGGGACAGCCTTCCTACACAGACCTTGAAATCATCACACATCATTCAAAGGGTTTTACACGATTTCGCTCTGCAGTCAGGGTGTCCATTGCAATTTCAAG